Proteins encoded within one genomic window of Anastrepha ludens isolate Willacy chromosome 4, idAnaLude1.1, whole genome shotgun sequence:
- the LOC128859837 gene encoding akirin isoform X2 codes for MACATLKRTLDWEALNQRPTKRRRCNPLGQSTGNGSSSLRSSSVATTSYDNVQGPSGSRVSKEPQMNPFTESNLSKISPDKIAQDIRDEIKRLHRCKRLQYSSATIDGMQQDSESSGSEMGADSPRRPDTPPSLVRNPEKALFTFKQVQLICERMLKEREDEIREKYNAVLTTKLAEQYDAFVKFTYDQIQRRYEATPS; via the exons ATGGCCTGTGCAACACTCAAACGGACTCTAGATTGGGAAGCGCTAAATCAACGGCCTACAAAACGTAGACGTTGCAATCCGCTTGGCCAATCAACAGGAAATGGATCATCATCATTGCGCTCATCTTCAGTTGCCACCACTTCATATGATAACGTGCAAGGTCCCAGCGGAAGCCGCGTTTCAAAGGAACCTCAAATGAATCCATTCACAGAGTCCAATCTATCAAAAATATCACCAG ATAAAATAGCCCAGGATATTAGGGATGAAATCAAGCGACTGCACCGTTGTAAACGTCTCCAGTATTCATCGGCCACCATTGATGGTATGCAACAAGATTCAGAATCTAGCGGTTCTGAAATGGGCGCCGATAGTCCTCGTCGCCCAGACACTCCACCAAGCTTGGTGCGTAATCCAGAGAAAGCCCTTTTTACATTCAAACAGGTGCAATTGATATGCGAACGTATGCTGAAGGAGCGGGAAGATGAAATTCGTGAAAAATACAACGCCGTGTTGACTACGAAGCTCGCTGAGCAGTATGATGCGTTTGTGAAATTCACTTATGATCAAATACAGAGGCGCTATGAAGCCACACCAAGCT ga
- the LOC128859837 gene encoding akirin isoform X1 translates to MACATLKRTLDWEALNQRPTKRRRCNPLGQSTGNGSSSLRSSSVATTSYDNVQGPSGSRVSKEPQMNPFTESNLSKISPDKIAQDIRDEIKRLHRCKRLQYSSATIDGMQQDSESSGSEMGADSPRRPDTPPSLVRNPEKALFTFKQVQLICERMLKEREDEIREKYNAVLTTKLAEQYDAFVKFTYDQIQRRYEATPSYLS, encoded by the exons ATGGCCTGTGCAACACTCAAACGGACTCTAGATTGGGAAGCGCTAAATCAACGGCCTACAAAACGTAGACGTTGCAATCCGCTTGGCCAATCAACAGGAAATGGATCATCATCATTGCGCTCATCTTCAGTTGCCACCACTTCATATGATAACGTGCAAGGTCCCAGCGGAAGCCGCGTTTCAAAGGAACCTCAAATGAATCCATTCACAGAGTCCAATCTATCAAAAATATCACCAG ATAAAATAGCCCAGGATATTAGGGATGAAATCAAGCGACTGCACCGTTGTAAACGTCTCCAGTATTCATCGGCCACCATTGATGGTATGCAACAAGATTCAGAATCTAGCGGTTCTGAAATGGGCGCCGATAGTCCTCGTCGCCCAGACACTCCACCAAGCTTGGTGCGTAATCCAGAGAAAGCCCTTTTTACATTCAAACAGGTGCAATTGATATGCGAACGTATGCTGAAGGAGCGGGAAGATGAAATTCGTGAAAAATACAACGCCGTGTTGACTACGAAGCTCGCTGAGCAGTATGATGCGTTTGTGAAATTCACTTATGATCAAATACAGAGGCGCTATGAAGCCACACCAAGCT ATCTTTCATAA